The DNA region GAAACTGACCAGATTCTTGCCAAtttccctttgctgctgctgcaggggaaactctgggcagcagcccaggcacCGGCGCtccctgtctgcagactcaggaaggcaGCACAGCAGCTGTGAATCATCTCCCCCACCAGACAGGCTGGGAACGTCAGTGCATTGATTTTAAATGAGCGCTGAACCCCGCAGGGGCTCCCGGCTCCGGTCTGTCCCTGAGGGGCAGATTCCCAGCCACAGGGGAATGTTCTTTGGTTTGCCGCCCCCCTTTCTGAGCCGAGACTGACCCGTGTCTGGATTCTCTCCCAGCAGGCGAGGGGCTGGTGAGCGAGACCGAGGAGAATCCCGATCAGGACGGTCCGGAGCCAGCTGAACTGTATGGGACGTTCCCGGGACGTTCCCAGAGTCCTCAGCGGGGAGCGGCCTGCGAGCGTCAGGAAGACAATGCCACAGCGGAGAGAGCGGGTGAGTCCGCGCTGTATGGGGCGGATTTCACAGGCCCCCACGGGACcgtggcccagcccagagcctccccgGGAGACAGATTCTTCACGTGTCCCGAGTGCGGGAAGGGCTTCGGCCAGAGCGCGCACCTCATCCGGCACCAGACGGTGCACACGGGGGAGCGGCCCTACAAGTGCCCCGAGTGCGGGAAGGGCTTCAGCCAGAGCTCGGACCTGACCACGCACCGGCGCGTCCACACGGGCGAGGAGCCCTACGCCTGCGCCGAGTGCGGCAAGCGCTTCGCCCAGAGCTCCAACCTGATCCggcaccagcgcacccacacgGCCGAGACCCCCTACCGCTGCCCCGACTGCGGCAAGCGCTTCCGCCGTAGCTCCCACCTCGTCAtgcaccagcgcacccacaccgGGGAGCGCCCCTACCGCTGCCCCGACTGCGGCAAGCGTTTCAGCCACAGCTCCCACCTGCACCggcaccagcgcatccacacgGGCGAGCGCCCCTACAAGTGCCCCGACTGCGGCAAGAGCTTCGGCGTCAAGTCCACCCTGGTGACGCACCGGCGGGTGCACACGGCCGAGCGGCCCTATGCCTGCGCCGACTGCGGCCGGGCCTTCGCCCAGAGCTCCACCCTCAACCGGCACCGGCGCACGCACGCGGCCGAGCGCCCCTACCGCTGCCCCGACTGCGGCAAGAGCTTCATCCAGAGCTCCAACCTGGTCACCCACCTGATCCTGCACACGGGCGAGCGCCCCTTCCACTGCCCCCGCTGCCAGAAAACCTTCGCCCAGAGCTCCAACCTCAGCCGCCACCAGAGGACCCACGCGGGGCGCCgagcccgcccctgccccgagtgCGGGGAGAGCGTCCCACGCGGCGCCGGCCTGTCCGCCCACCAGAGACGCCACGTGGGGCAGGAGACGCCCTCGCCGCCCTGCTAGGGCCAGCTGGTCCCCCTGGTACCCACCCACCAGACGCCACGCGGGGCAGGAgaccccctcactgccctgctAGGGCCAGCTGGTTCCCTGGTACCCACCCACCAGAGACGCCACGCGGGGCAGGAgaccccctcactgccctgctAGGGCCAGCTGGTCCCCCTGGTACCCACCCACCAGAGACGCCATGTGGGAGAGGAGACCCCCTTGCCGTCCTGCTAGGCCCGGCTGGTCCCCCTGGTACCCGCCCATCAGACGCCACGCGGGGCAGGAGACCCCCTCACTGCCCTGGTAGGGCCGGCTGGTTCCCCGGTACCTGCCCACCAGAGACGCCACACGGGGCAGGAGACCCCCTTACCGCCCTGCTAGGGCTGGCTGGTTCCCCTGGTACCCACCCACCAGAGACGCCACGTGGGAGAGGAGACCCCCTCGcggccctgccagccagggtgaGGGGCGCGTGCCCCTATTCCCTCACGCCTCTCCCAAGTATCCGGCTGCCCCATCCTTGCTAGCAGCTGATCAGACCCCCCGCCTGGCTCTGCCAAGCCCAGGCAGCCCCAATTGGCTCCTCCTTGCTGCCGAGTTCCCGACCCACCTGATGTGGCAGGGGGAGAAGGAACCTGCCATCCCCCTCTGATTCCCCAGCCATGGAAAACACGTGGGCTGCgtcctgcccagctggagccatgtCCCGTGGGGCGCTGCCCTCTCCCCTCGGTGCTGCCCAGGGAGCTGGGCGCTGGGGTGGCTCGCGTGTGATGGGCTGTGCCGGGGCTTGGCCGGCAGGATGGAGAGCCAGCCCCGCTCGCTCTCGTTTCCCCAGGTCTCCCCAAGGAGCGTGGCGCTGTGCACCCTGCCAGTGGTACCCCAGAGCCCTTGTGGGGAGCTCCCTGCTGCCTGGGGGAGTTGGCCAGCGCCGTCGCCCCCTTCCCGGCTGTATTTAACGAGCTATATTTATGATGAGGCGTTCCATTCTAGCTCGACTGATAAGAGGCCGATGACGTCGTCCCGGGATGGCCGAGGCCGCCCGACCGGGCCAGGAGTCCAGCCAGGCTTCTCCTGCGCATCCCTCTGCCtcatttctcctcttccccctgcccagagAGTTCAGTGCTGGACGGACCCTGCAAGTGATCAATAAACCATGTAGAAAAGACCGGGAGTCGCTGCGTCGGGAAACTGCGGGGTTTCTGTCGGCTGAGGGTGAGAGTCACGGCCCGGGACTCAGAGGCTGAGCTGGGGGGGTGTGTCCCTGATCCCTGCAGTGGGGGGAagtaggggcaggcagggagcgtgGGAGGACGGCGGTACAGGGCTGGGGGGTTTGTTTCTCAGCCGAGGCTGTGAACACTCTGcactggggagggatgggaggcAGCCGATGAGTTGTGCTGATGGCAGAGGGAATTGTGGTGTTGACAGAGGGATGAAACAGGCACtcccaggggtgggagggggtgtcccCTGATTGCTGGGACCCTGAGCAGGGCTGAGGTATCCCCCCCCAACTGGACCTGTAGCTGGGCCACGCCTGTCAGTgatgggaggggaagaagaggggccCAGCGCCCCAGCAGGTCCCTCCCGCCCAGGCAGGGACGGCAGAGACAATCTGTCACCCCCACAAGCAGAGCTGGAGACTCCGGGGGGATCAAAGCCTCTGCCGGGATTGGAAAGGCTGACGCCGCCTGTGCTGCTGGTGGACGAGGGGTTAATGCAGCAGGGCCCAGTGGCTGCAGCGTGTGGGGCTAGCCGTGCCCGGCGTGGGGCTAGcagtgcccg from Malaclemys terrapin pileata isolate rMalTer1 chromosome 13, rMalTer1.hap1, whole genome shotgun sequence includes:
- the LOC128847568 gene encoding zinc finger protein 239-like isoform X2; the encoded protein is MERGAEPGVLGPRGAEETPRDAHTGEGLVSETEENPDQDGPEPAELYGTFPGRSQSPQRGAACERQEDNATAERAGESALYGADFTGPHGTVAQPRASPGDRFFTCPECGKGFGQSAHLIRHQTVHTGERPYKCPECGKGFSQSSDLTTHRRVHTGEEPYACAECGKRFAQSSNLIRHQRTHTAETPYRCPDCGKRFRRSSHLVMHQRTHTGERPYRCPDCGKRFSHSSHLHRHQRIHTGERPYKCPDCGKSFGVKSTLVTHRRVHTAERPYACADCGRAFAQSSTLNRHRRTHAAERPYRCPDCGKSFIQSSNLVTHLILHTGERPFHCPRCQKTFAQSSNLSRHQRTHAGRRARPCPECGESVPRGAGLSAHQRRHVGQETPSPPC
- the LOC128847568 gene encoding zinc finger protein 239-like isoform X1; this translates as MERGAEPGVLGPRGAEETPRDAHTAGEGLVSETEENPDQDGPEPAELYGTFPGRSQSPQRGAACERQEDNATAERAGESALYGADFTGPHGTVAQPRASPGDRFFTCPECGKGFGQSAHLIRHQTVHTGERPYKCPECGKGFSQSSDLTTHRRVHTGEEPYACAECGKRFAQSSNLIRHQRTHTAETPYRCPDCGKRFRRSSHLVMHQRTHTGERPYRCPDCGKRFSHSSHLHRHQRIHTGERPYKCPDCGKSFGVKSTLVTHRRVHTAERPYACADCGRAFAQSSTLNRHRRTHAAERPYRCPDCGKSFIQSSNLVTHLILHTGERPFHCPRCQKTFAQSSNLSRHQRTHAGRRARPCPECGESVPRGAGLSAHQRRHVGQETPSPPC